CCGCATGCTATGGATAAAGTATCCAACCTCTTTAGCAATAAAAGAAGAAAGTGCACAGTACAGTGGTGCCATACAGCTTTACAGAACTCGACCTGGTGTGCGCAATGACAATTTTTATTCAACCGTCACTGCTTTTGCCAGATTTCTCGGTTTATCGACATCCGTGCCGCGCGCCAAAGCAACGTGATAAGCCAATAGCTGCAGCGGAATCGTGTGCAGAATCGGACTCAGCAATCCGGCATGTTCCGATAAACGTATGACATGCACACTTTCACTCTGTGTGATTTGCGAATCGGCATCCGCAAAGACATACAACTCGCCACCCCGAGCATGCACTTCCTGCAAATTCGATTTGAGCTTACCCAACAGCTGATCGTTTGGCGCTATAGCCACAACGGGCATCTCATCGTCCACCAGCGCCAGCGGGCCGTGTTTCAGTTCTCCTGCCGCGTAGGCTTCGGCATGGATATACGAAATTTCTTTTAGTTTTAATGCGCCTTCCATCGCGATGGGATAGTGAACACCGCGGCCGAGAAATAACGCATGACGCTTTTGTGCAAAACTTTTCGCCCAGACTTGCACTTGCGATTCCACTTGCAGCGCATGCTGCAAAGCCATCGGCAAATGGCGCAGCGTCATAATCATTTGTTGTTCGTCTTGCGCTGATAATTTCTGGCGCATTTTGGCCAACGTGATCGTCAGCAGCAACAATGAAGCTAATTGCGTCGTAAATGCTTTGGTCGATGCAACGCCGATCTCGGGTCCTGCGCGCGTGAGAAAGCGCAGATCGGTTTGGCGTATCAATGCGCTTTCCGGTACATTGCAAATCGCGAGGCTGTATTGATGACCGAGTTTCTTAGCATAGGCAAGCGCCGCCAAGGTATCCGCAGTCTCGCCCGATTGCGAAATTCCGACCACTAGCGTATTGGGTTCCGCAATCGGATTGCGGTAACGGTATTCACTGGCTATTTCAATGTTGCACGGAAGACCGGCAACGGTTTCCAGCCAGTATCGCGCAACCAGTCCAGCGTGATAGCTAGTTCCGCAAGCCAGAATGAGTATACTCTTGGTCCGGGAAAATATTTTCTCGGCTTCGCTACCAAACAAATTTGGGGAAATGGATTGCACGTTAAATACCATCTCCAGCGTATTGGCCACGGCACTGGGTTGTTCAAAAATTTCTTTTTGCATGTAATGCGCGTACGGCCCCAGTTCAATCGCATCACTGGAAAGATTGCTTTCGTGCACAGTCCGTTTAACTTCCTTTACTAAGCCGCCGTGCAGACAATTAACAATACGGTATCCATCACGCGTCAGTTCGGCAACATCCCCCTCTTCCAGATAAATCATATTCCGGGTCGCTTTCAACAAGGCTGAGGCATCGGAAGCCGCATAATTGCCGCTCTCACCCACCCCCAATAGTAATGGCGCCCCATTGCGCGCAACTACAATTCTTTCCGGATGCGCTTCCTCCATCACCGCAATCGCATAGGCCCCCTGCAATTCAGCAATTGAAGTACAAACAGCTGTTAACAAATCATCGGAATATTTGAGATTGAACGCGATGAGATGCGC
The nucleotide sequence above comes from Gammaproteobacteria bacterium. Encoded proteins:
- the glmS gene encoding glutamine--fructose-6-phosphate transaminase (isomerizing), which encodes MCGIVGAVANDNVVPVLLDGLLHLEYRGYDSAGMVVTCDGLHRLRTTGRVTELQKLANEKNAHGLAGIAHTRWATHGAPSERNAHPHFSGMPESSTRIAVVHNGIIENHEVMRQCLQAKGYEFISDTDTEVIAHLIAFNLKYSDDLLTAVCTSIAELQGAYAIAVMEEAHPERIVVARNGAPLLLGVGESGNYAASDASALLKATRNMIYLEEGDVAELTRDGYRIVNCLHGGLVKEVKRTVHESNLSSDAIELGPYAHYMQKEIFEQPSAVANTLEMVFNVQSISPNLFGSEAEKIFSRTKSILILACGTSYHAGLVARYWLETVAGLPCNIEIASEYRYRNPIAEPNTLVVGISQSGETADTLAALAYAKKLGHQYSLAICNVPESALIRQTDLRFLTRAGPEIGVASTKAFTTQLASLLLLTITLAKMRQKLSAQDEQQMIMTLRHLPMALQHALQVESQVQVWAKSFAQKRHALFLGRGVHYPIAMEGALKLKEISYIHAEAYAAGELKHGPLALVDDEMPVVAIAPNDQLLGKLKSNLQEVHARGGELYVFADADSQITQSESVHVIRLSEHAGLLSPILHTIPLQLLAYHVALARGTDVDKPRNLAKAVTVE